The Clostridioides difficile genome has a segment encoding these proteins:
- the hadA gene encoding isocaprenoyl-CoA:2-hydroxyisocaproate CoA-transferase HadA translates to MLLEGVKVVELSSFIAAPCCAKMLGDWGAEVIKVEPIEGDGIRVMGGTFKSPASDDENPMFELENGNKKGVSINIKSKEGIEILHKLISEADIFVTNVRVQALEKMGIAYDQIKDKYPGLIFAQILGYGEKGPLKDKPGFDYTAYFARGGVSQSVMEKGTSPANTAAGFGDHYAGLALAAGSLAALHKKEKTGIGERVTVSLFHTAIYGMGTMITTAQYGNEMPLSRENPNSPLMTTYKCKDGRWIQLALIQYNKWLGKFCKVINREYILEDDRYNNIDSMVNHIEGLVKIVGEAMLEKTLDEWSVLLEEADLPFEKIQSCEDLLDDEQAWANDFLFKKTYDSGNTGVLVNTPVMFRNEGIKDYTPAPKVGEHTIEVLKTLGYDESKINNLKEDKVVRY, encoded by the coding sequence ATGCTTTTAGAAGGAGTTAAGGTAGTAGAACTTTCAAGTTTCATTGCAGCACCATGTTGTGCAAAAATGTTAGGTGACTGGGGTGCAGAAGTTATTAAAGTTGAGCCTATAGAAGGTGATGGAATAAGAGTTATGGGTGGAACATTTAAATCTCCAGCATCAGATGATGAAAACCCTATGTTTGAATTAGAAAATGGAAATAAAAAGGGTGTAAGTATTAATATAAAATCAAAAGAAGGAATAGAAATATTACATAAATTAATATCAGAAGCAGACATATTTGTAACTAATGTTAGAGTTCAAGCATTAGAAAAGATGGGTATAGCTTATGACCAAATAAAAGATAAGTATCCAGGATTAATATTTGCTCAAATATTAGGATATGGAGAAAAAGGACCTTTAAAGGATAAACCAGGATTTGACTATACTGCATACTTTGCAAGAGGAGGAGTTAGCCAATCTGTAATGGAAAAAGGAACATCTCCAGCAAATACAGCAGCAGGATTTGGTGACCACTATGCAGGTTTAGCATTAGCAGCAGGAAGTTTAGCAGCATTACATAAAAAAGAAAAAACTGGTATAGGTGAAAGAGTAACAGTAAGTCTTTTCCATACAGCTATATATGGAATGGGAACAATGATAACAACAGCACAATACGGAAATGAAATGCCTTTATCAAGAGAAAATCCAAACAGCCCATTAATGACTACATATAAATGTAAAGATGGAAGATGGATTCAGTTAGCTTTAATACAATACAACAAGTGGTTAGGCAAATTCTGTAAGGTTATAAATAGAGAATATATATTAGAAGATGACAGATACAACAACATAGATTCAATGGTTAATCATATTGAAGGCTTAGTTAAGATAGTTGGAGAAGCTATGTTAGAAAAAACATTAGATGAGTGGTCAGTTCTATTAGAAGAAGCAGACTTACCATTTGAAAAAATCCAAAGCTGTGAAGATTTATTAGATGATGAACAAGCTTGGGCAAATGACTTCTTATTTAAGAAAACATATGACAGTGGAAATACAGGTGTTTTAGTTAATACTCCAGTTATGTTTAGAAATGAAGGAATAAAAGATTATACACCAGCACCAAAAGTAGGGGAACATACTATAGAAGTATTAAAAACTTTAGGGTACGATGAATCAAAAATAAATAACTTAAAAGAAGATAAAGTTGTAAGATACTAA
- a CDS encoding D-2-hydroxyacid dehydrogenase has protein sequence MKILVFGARDYEEPVIKQWSEEHKDVQVDIYPENMTEENVVKAKGYDGISIQQTNYIDNPYIYETLKDAGVKVIASRTAGMDMIHFGLVNENGLIVTNVPSYSPNAIAELAVTQAMNLLRKTPLVKKKVCEGDYRWIAELLGTEVRSITVGVIGTGKIGATSAKLFKGLGANVIAFDQYPNKDLNDILTYKDSLEDLLKEADLITLHTPLLEGTKHMINKDTLAIMKDGAYIVNTGRGGLIKTGDLIEALEAGKIRAAALDTFETEGLFLNKKMNPGELTDPEINKLLSMEQVIFTHHLGFFTSTAIENIVYSSLSSAVDVISTGTAANRVN, from the coding sequence ATGAAAATACTAGTATTTGGAGCACGCGATTATGAAGAACCAGTAATAAAACAATGGTCTGAAGAGCATAAGGATGTCCAAGTGGATATTTATCCTGAAAACATGACTGAAGAAAATGTAGTAAAAGCTAAAGGATATGATGGTATATCTATACAACAAACTAACTATATAGATAACCCTTATATTTATGAAACTTTAAAAGATGCTGGGGTTAAAGTTATAGCTTCAAGAACTGCAGGGATGGACATGATACATTTTGGTTTAGTTAATGAAAATGGACTTATTGTTACAAATGTTCCTTCTTATTCACCTAATGCAATAGCTGAATTAGCTGTTACTCAAGCTATGAACCTTTTAAGAAAGACTCCTTTAGTAAAGAAAAAAGTCTGTGAAGGTGACTATCGTTGGATAGCTGAACTTCTTGGAACAGAAGTTAGATCTATTACAGTTGGTGTTATAGGTACAGGAAAAATAGGTGCTACTTCTGCGAAATTATTTAAAGGCTTAGGAGCTAATGTAATTGCATTTGACCAATATCCAAATAAAGATTTAAATGATATATTAACTTATAAAGATTCTTTAGAAGACCTTCTTAAAGAAGCTGACCTTATAACATTACATACTCCTTTACTTGAAGGAACAAAACATATGATAAATAAAGATACTTTAGCTATAATGAAGGATGGCGCTTACATAGTAAATACTGGTCGTGGTGGTTTAATTAAGACAGGGGACTTAATAGAAGCACTAGAAGCTGGAAAAATAAGAGCTGCTGCCCTTGATACATTTGAAACTGAAGGATTATTCTTAAACAAAAAAATGAACCCAGGTGAATTAACTGACCCAGAAATCAACAAACTTCTTTCTATGGAACAAGTTATATTTACTCATCACCTTGGATTC